From Rutidosis leptorrhynchoides isolate AG116_Rl617_1_P2 chromosome 3, CSIRO_AGI_Rlap_v1, whole genome shotgun sequence, a single genomic window includes:
- the LOC139900329 gene encoding uncharacterized protein, with the protein MAQKRYYLPKYKYEPAEPPTLKKMKNLRLNLNLMEERREAAQIREAAYKKTIEKCYNKRVKPSIFKVGFHVLRLNSIRKVEYEGKLGPTWEGPYVISEGFGNGSYKLETTTGKKIPRTWNGVNPRRFYF; encoded by the coding sequence ATGGCACAGAAACGGTACTACCTGCCGAAATACAAGTACGAACCAGCAGAACCGCCAACCTTGAAGAAAATGAAGAACCTTCGTCTTAACCTCAACCTGATGGAGGAAAGAAGAGAAGCTGCCCAAATTAGGGAAGCTGCTTATAAGAAAACCATCGAGAAGTGCTATAACAAACGAGTCAAGCCTTCAATATTCAAGGTTGGATTTCATGTTTTACGACTCAACAGTATAAGAAAGGTGGAATACGAAGGGAAACTAGGACCCACTTGGGAAGGTCCGTATGTAATCTCTGAAGGCTTCGGTAATGGATCATACAAGCTAGAGACCACAACGGGAAAAAAGATTCCCCGTACCTGGAATGGAGTTAATCCGCGAAGGTTTTATTTCTAA
- the LOC139896727 gene encoding uncharacterized protein, with protein MVWIGIYIAVASFLCIVAMGADLLHGFRNKKMWFPSKYFTLNAASITVITVTMKLPVDLNSMMPRYVDQSTKLGSMAFMCTMMANLMPSLASMDNNTLLANVIVIDDVHEDIKNYVLQLEDEMELGDRMLNHISNTMDNLIQKTNKEQNKDLLVFLDTSTGFNGVKNFDSDQVEDVTSVKVVNSWSIPVVTLTCIAISLPNIPKKNVDRLLKNVREGLLYTHQVEEIINNTSEYGNIQKAAMTLWHEVEEKYSWLKNPIKKGSFKGKTSVEILEWFANKGKEIVLEINKSTNGEVIMVNTRKKLILANSMYRTARTILYDNQINDEKISEQELFALLCSMIADILSACFTNIPRVIKMKCRESDIEKRESSVKAATKLFGRTEDMLKRLEARESPNMDPEKMVFIDEWRHHLKLSIP; from the exons ATGGTGTGGATTGGCATCTACATCGCTGTAGCATCATTTTTGTGCATTGTTGCCATGGGAGCTGATTTATTGCATGGTTTTAGAAATAAAAAGATGTGGTTTCCATCTAAATATTTCACACTCAATGCCGCTTCTATTACAGTGATAACTGTCACCATGAAATTGCCTGTGGATCTAAATAGTATGATGCCACGCTACGTGGACCAATCAACCAAGTTGGGAAGCATGGCCTTCATGTGCACAATGATGGCTAACTTAATGCCTTCTTTGGCGTCTATGGATAACAATACACTTCTTGCAAACGTCATAG TGATAGATGATGTACACGAAGACATTAAAAATTATGTTTTGCAACTAGAAGATGAGATGGAGCTTGGTGACAGGATGCTAAATCACATTTCAAATACTATGGATAACTTGATCCAAAAGACAAATAAGGAACAAAACAAAGATCTTTTGGTGTTTCTCGACACTTCTACTGGATTTAACGGAGTAAAGAACTTTGACAGTGATCAAGTAGAAGATGTAACTTCTGTTAAAGTTGTTAACAGTTGGAGCATACCAGTAGTGACTTTAACATGCATTGCCATTTCACTACCCAACATTCCTAAGAAAAATGTTGATAGGTTGCTCAAAAATGTCCGTGAAGGTCTTTTGTATACGCATCAAGTGGAGGAAATCATCAACAATACAAGTGAATATGGAAATATACAAAAGGCGGCTATGACCTTGTGGCATGAGGTTGAAGAGAAGTACTCGTGGTTGAAAAACCCTATCAAAAAAGGATCTTTTAAAGGAAAAACATCCGTCGAGATTCTTGAATGGTTTGCAAATAAAGGAAAAGAAATAGTTTTAGAAATCAACAAGAGTACAAATGGAGAGGTAATAATGGTGAACACTCGGAAGAAGTTGATACTTGCTAATTCGATGTATCGTACTGCACGAACAATCTTGTATGACAACCAAATCAATGATGAAAAGATTAGCGAACAAGAGTTGTTTGCATTGTTATGTAGCATGATTGCAGACATACTATCCGCTTGCTTCACTAACATTCCACGAGTCATAAAGATGAAGTGTCGTGAAAGCGACATAGAGAAACGAGAGAGTAGTGTTAAGGCTGCCACTAAGTTGTTTGGTAGAACAGAAGATATGCTAAAAAGACTTGAAGCGCGGGAGTCACCAAATATGGATCCTGAAAAGATGGTTTTTATTGACGAGTGGCGTCATCACCTGAAGCTATCAATTCCTTGA